Proteins encoded within one genomic window of Neodiprion fabricii isolate iyNeoFabr1 chromosome 6, iyNeoFabr1.1, whole genome shotgun sequence:
- the LOC124185542 gene encoding protein lag-3-like: MSNSRLTRSRRRESGEEEPFVMENPRVPKTISSPSVDPHPIPSTISQIDLLKIMSQQQEAAERQQQQLLQLLLDQQEQRKREQEQRERELASQLEQRRREQEQRERGIASQLEQRRLDREAQERSESSLHELFRTTVAALQAVHQVNGSGEPAVTPRGSRVVTPLPSPVPVPAVQQVQHPAQFQDVRDLSGTPP; encoded by the exons ATGAGCAACAGTCGTTTGACGCGCTCACGTCGAAGGGAAAGTGGCGAAGAAGAACCTTTCGTTATGGAGAATCCGCGGGTCCCTAAAACGATTTCatcaccttcagtggaccctCATCCAATTCCTTCGACAATCTCTCAAATTGATCTGCTGAAGATCATGTCTCAACAGCAAGAGGCTGCTGAGCGCCAACAACAGCAACTTCTTCAGCTGCTTCTTGATCAACAAGAGCagcgaaaaagagaacaagaacaacgagAAAGAGAACTTGCCTCTCAGTTGGAGCAGCGAAGaagagaacaagaacaacgagAAAGGGGAATTGCCTCTCAGTTGGAGCAGCGCAGGCTTGATAGAGAAGCTCAAGAACGATCCGAGAGCAGTTTGCATGAACTATtccggacgactgtggcaGCTCTTCAGGCTGTTCATCAGGTGAATGGCTCAGGAGAACCGGCTGTCACCCCACGAGGTTCCAGAGTCgttactccgcttccctctcctgttcccgttcCCGCTGTTCAACAGGTCCAACATCCAGCACAGTTCCAAGATGTACGAGACTtaag tgggactccgccatga